One part of the Suncus etruscus isolate mSunEtr1 chromosome 2, mSunEtr1.pri.cur, whole genome shotgun sequence genome encodes these proteins:
- the CLPTM1L gene encoding lipid scramblase CLPTM1L — protein sequence MWSGRSSFTSLVLGVFVVYVVHTCWVMYGIVYTRPCAGHANCILPYLARRPKLQLSVYTTTRSNLGAEGNVDLVLNVEDFDVESKFERTVNVSVPKKTRDNGTLYAYIFLHHVGVLPWHDGKQVHLVSPLTTYMVPKPEEVNLLAGEPTEQQIEDGKKPSSALDEPVSHWRPRLTLNVMVDDFAFDGSALPADVHRYMKIVQLGETVHYLPILFIDQLSNRVKDLMVIHRSTTELPLTVAYDSISLGRLRFWIHMQDAMYSLQQFGFSEKDADELKGIFVDTNLYFLALTFFVAAFHLLFDFLAFKNDISFWKKKKSMVGMSTKAVLWRCFSTVVIFLFLLDEQTSLLVLAPAGVAATIELWKVKKALKMTVTWSGLRPKFQFGASCASERRTEEYDSQAMKYLSYLLYPLCIAGAAYSLLNVKYKSWYSWLISSFVNGVYAFGFLFMLPQLFVNYKMKSVAHLPWRAFTYKAFNTFIDDVFAFIITMPTSHRLACFRDDVVFLVYLYQRWLYPVDKSRVNEFGESYAEKPQQKSHPD from the exons ATGTGGAGCGGCCGCAGCTCCTTCACCAGCCTGGTGTTGGGCGTGTTCGTGGTCTACGTGGTGCACACCTGCTGGGTCATGTACGGCATCGTGTACACGCGCCCCTGCGCCGGCCACGCCAACTGCATCCTGCCCTACCTGGCGCGCAGGCCCAAGCTGCAGCTCAGCGTCTACACCACCACTCGCTCCAACCTGGGCGCAGAGGGCAACGTGGATCTGGTCCTGAACGTGGAGGACTTCGACGTGGAGTCCAAGTTCGAGAG GACTGTCAACGTGTCAGTCCCCAAGAAGACGCGGGACAACGGCACGCTGTATGCGTACATCTTCCTGCACCACGTGGGTGTCCTGCCCTGGCACGATGGCAAGCAGGTGCACCTGGTGAGCCCGCTCACCACCTACATGGTCCCTAAACCTGAGGAAGTGAACCTGCTCGCTGGTGAGCCCACCGAACAG CAGATCGAGGATGGGAAGAAGCCATCAAGTGCACTCGATGAGCCTGTGTCGCACTGGAGGCCCCGgcttactctcaatgtcatggtggACGACTTCGCCTTTGATGGTTCTGCCCTGCCAGCAGATGTACACCGCTACATGAAGAT AGTACAGCTTGGGGAGACAGTGCATTACCTCCCAATCCTGTTCATCGACCAGCTCAGTAACCGGGTGAAGGATCTTATG GTGATCCACCGCTCCACCACCGAGCTCCCGCTCACTGTGGCCTATGACAGCATCTCACTGGGCCGCCTACGCTTCTGGATCCACATGCAGGATGCCATGTACTCACTGCAGCAGTTCG GCTTCTCAGAGAAGGACGCAGATGAATTGAAAGGCATCTTTGTGGACACCAACCTTTACTTCCTGGCCCTGACCTTCTTTGTTGCTGCCTTTCAC CTGCTCTTCGACTTCCTGGCATTTAAGAATGACATCAGCttttggaagaaaaagaagagcatGGTCGGCATGTCCACCAAAGCCG TGCTCTGGCGCTGCTTCAGCACCGTGGTCATCTTCCTGTTTCTGCTGGATGAGCAGACCAGCCTGCTGGTGCTGGCCCCCGCGGGTGTTGCTGCCACAATCGAG CTGTGGAAAGTGAAGAAGGCCTTGAAGATGACAGTGACGTGGAGTGGTCTGAGGCCAAAGTTTCAG TTTGGCGCCTCCTGTGCCTCTGAGAGGCGGACAGAGGAATACGACAGCCAG GCCATGAAGTACTTGTCTTACTTGCTATACCCTCTCTGCATTGCGGGTGCCGCCTACTCGCTGCTCAACGTCAAGTACAAGAG CTGGTACTCGTGGCTCATCAGCAGCTTCGTCAATG GGGTCTACGCCTTTGGCTTCCTCTTCATGCTGCCACAGCTCTTTGTCAACTACAAG ATGAAGTCGGTGGCCCACCTGCCCTGGAGAGCCTTCACCTACAAG GCCTTCAATACCTTCATCGATGATGTCTTCGCCTTCATCATCACCATGCCCACCTCGCATCGGTTGGCCTGCTTCCGGGATGACGTGGTCTTTCTTGTATACCTCTACCAGCGCTG GCTCTATCCCGTGGATAAGAGCAGAGTGAATGAATTCGGGGAATCGTATGCGGAGAAGCCCCAGCAGAAATCACACCCGGACTGA
- the TERT gene encoding telomerase reverse transcriptase, with amino-acid sequence MVRGHAPYFPFHIGTSASRKKATLMPTRSPRPPHRTTGIGPLSQRPRSSPPRGLRTCWRVRTKMRAPRCRAVLALLRSRYRQVLPLAAFARRLGPEGRRLVQRGDPAAFVKLVARCLVCVPWGARPPPAAPSFRQESGMPELVARVLQRLCERGARNVLAFGFALLDEAHGGPPLAFTSSVRSFQPNTAAETLRGSRAWGLLLGRLGDDVLAYLLAHCALYLLVPPSCAYQVCGAPLYDLCAGPESLGQKRRRSSPGAGAPWPKRPRSSLTPRGVEGAGSGAAERPRTTPGVGQCREDSWPLPQDAPRPRLCGESKRYLYSAGSRERLPAAFPLNALPPTLAGARALVQMIFLGAQLPGAPRTPRRLPPRYWRMRPLFRELLANHARCPYATLLRVHCPLPAVPSEDANAGPSHLLQLLEQHSPPWQVCKLLRACLRHLVPTPLWGSRHNQLRFLRTVKKFVFLGKYARLSAQELMWKMRVRDCEWLRASSGSSCVSAAEHRRREAILAGLLAWLLDTYVVGLLRAFFYVTETTTQKNKLFFYRKSVWSKLQHIGMREHFARARLRRMSDAEVRLYQAARPSLSVSRLRFLPKAHGLRPIISTGNVVGARELSLDSRGPHLASQIRTLFGVLNYERLHHPRLLGASVLGLDDILRAWRDFAQRQRAHDPMPQLWFVKVDVTGAYDTLPQDKLLQVVAKALSAWDTYCERRYAVVWGAPHGHASMAFKTHVSTLADLQPYLSQFVQQLQGAGSLHDAVLVEQSFSLNEEGRDLFSLFQRLLRNHVIRIGDKFYVQCQGIPQGSILSTLLCSLCYGHMEEQLFPWIQQDGLLLRLVDDFLLVTPHLTQAKAFLRTLVHGVPEYGCTANLLKTVVNFPVLEGELGAQSPRQLPTHCLFPWCGLLLDTRSLEVRCDYSSYAQTSICSSLTFSQGHKPGRNMRRKLLRVQCLRSHGLFLDLQVNSLPTVYTNLYKIFLLQAYRFHACILQLPFDQPVCRNPTFFLRLLGDMAICGHRLLCARNPGVSLGAPGALGSFPREATQWLFMQAFLLKLSCHPATYRRLLGPLRSARKLLCQQLPRTTLTALEAASCPALSADFRAILD; translated from the exons ATGGTCAGAG GACACGCCCCCTACTTCCCTTTCCACATCGGCACTTCCGCCTCGAGAAAGAAGGCCACGCTCATGCCCACTCGTTCGCCCCGCCCTCCCCACCGCACCACCGGAATAGGCCCACTCTCCCAGAG GCCACGCTCCTCCCCGCCGCGCGGGCTGCGCACGTGCTGGCGCGTGCGGACGAAGATGCGCGCGCCGCGGTGCCGGGCTGTGCTCGCCCTGCTGCGGAGCCGTTACCGCCAAGTGCTGCCACTCGCGGCGTTCGCGCGGCGCCTCGGGCCCGAGGGCCGGCGGCTCGTGCAGCGCGGGGACCCGGCGGCCTTCGTCAAGCTGGTGGCGCGGTGCCTGGTGTGCGTGCCCTGGGGCGCGCGGCCGCCCCCCGCCGCCCCGTCCTTCCGCCAG GAGTCCGGCATGCCGGAGCTGGTGGCCCGGGTGCTGCAGCGGCTCTGCGAGCGCGGCGCCAGGAACGTGCTGGCCTTCGGCTTCGCGCTGCTGGACGAGGCGCACGGCGGGCCGCCCCTGGCCTTCACGAGCTCGGTGCGCAGCTTCCAGCCCAACACGGCCGCCGAGACGCTGCGCGGGAGCCGCGCGTGGGGCCTGCTGCTCGGCCGCCTGGGCGACGACGTGCTCGCCTACCTGCTGGCTCACTGCGCGCTCTACCTGCTGGTGCCGCCCAGCTGCGCCTACCAGGTGTGCGGGGCGCCGCTCTACGACCTCTGCGCCGGCCCGGAAAGCCTCGGCCAGAAACGGCGTCGGAGTAGCCCGGGAGCGGGCGCCCCTTGGCCCAAGAGGCCCCGAAGCAGCCTGACTCCGCGGGGCGTCGAAGGAGCTGGGTCTGGGGCCGCTGAGCGGCCGAGGACAACGCCTGGCGTGGGCCAGTGCAGGGAGGACTCCTGGCCACTACCGCAAGATGCCCCGCGGCCCCGACTGTGCGGGGAGAGCAAGCGCTACCTGTACAGCGCGGGCTCCAGAGAGCGTCTGCCCGCCGCCTTCCCGCTTAACGCCCTGCCGCCCACCCTGGCCGGTGCCCGTGCACTGGTGCAGATGATCTTCCTAGGCGCGCAGCTCCCCGGGGCGCCCCGCACGCCTCGCCGCCTGCCCCCACGCTACTGGCGAATGAGGCCGCTGTTCCGAGAGCTGCTGGCGAACCACGCGCGCTGCCCCTACGCCACGTTGCTCCGTGTGCACTGCCCGCTGCCCGCTGTCCCCTCCGAGGACGCCAACGCTGGCCCGAGCCACCTCCTGCAGCTTCTGGAGCAGCACAGCCCACCCTGGCAGGTGTGCAAGCTTCTGCGGGCCTGTCTGCGCCATCTGGTGCCCACCCCCCTCTGGGGCTCCCGCCACAACCAGCTCCGCTTCCTGCGCACCGTCAAGAAGTTCGTGTTTCTGGGCAAGTACGCTCGTCTGTCTGCTCAGGAGCTGATGTGGAAGATGAGGGTACGAGACTGTGAATGGCTGCGGGCCAGCTCAG GGTCGAGCTGTGTCTCTGCGGCTGAGCACCGGCGCCGGGAGGCCATTCTTGCGGGCCTATTGGCCTGGCTGCTGGACACATATGTGGTGGGGCTGCTCAGGGCCTTCTTCTATGTCACAGAGACCacaactcagaaaaacaagctctTTTTCTACCGGAAGAGCGTGTGGAGCAAGCTGCAGCACATTGGCATGAG GGAGCACTTTGCTCGGGCGCGGTTGCGGAGGATGTCAGATGCAGAGGTTAGGCTGTACCAGGCGGCCAGGCCCTCCCTGTCCGTGTCCAGGCTGCGCTTTCTACCCAAGGCCCATGGGCTGCGGCCCATCATCAGCACTGGCAATGTGGTGGGTGCCAGGGAACTCAGTCTGG ATTCCAGA GGCCCACATCTTGCCTCGCAGATCAGGACGCTCTTTGGGGTGCTCAATTATGAGCGTTTACACCACCCCAGGCTCTTGGGGGCTTCTGTGCTGGGCCTGGATGACATCCTCAGGGCCTGGCGGGACTTTGCCCAGCGCCAGCGGGCCCACGACCCCATGCCCCAGTTGTGGTTTGTGAAG GTGGACGTGACCGGGGCCTACGACACGCTCCCCCAGGACAAGCTATTGCAGGTGGTGGCCAAGGCACTGAGTGCCTGGGATACCTACTGTGAGCGCCGATATGCTGTGGTCTGGGGGGCCCCCCACGGCCATGCCAGCATGGCTTTCAAGACACAC GTATCCACGCTGGCCGACCTGCAACCCTACCTCAGCCAATTCGTGCAACAGCTACAAGGTGCAGGCTCCCTGCATGACGCTGTGCTGGTGGAACAG AGCTTCTCTCTGAATGAAGAGGGCCGTGACCTCTTCAGCCTCTTCCAGCGCCTGCTGCGGAACCATGTCATCAGGATTGGGGACAA GTTCTATGTGCAGTGCCAGGGCATCCCCCAGGGCTCCATCCTATCCACTCTGCTCTGCAGCCTCTGCTATGGCCACATGGAGGAGCAACTGTTTCCCTGGATCCAGCAGGATGG GCTGCTTCTGCGCTTGGTGGATGACTTCTTGCTTGTCACTCCACACCTGACCCAGGCCAAGGCTTTTCTCAG GACACTGGTGCACGGTGTGCCTGAGTATGGGTGTACTGCCAACCTGCTGAAGACGGTGGTGAACTTCCCCGTGTTGGAGGGAGAGCTGGGGGCTCAGAGCCCCCGTCAGCTGCCCACCCATTGCCTATTCCCCTGGTGTGGCCTACTTCTGGACACTCGAAGCCTGGAGGTGCGCTGCGACTACTCCAG TTACGCCCAGACGTCCATCTGTTCCAGCCTCACCTTCTCCCAGGGCCATAAGCCTGGCAGGAACATGCGGCGCAAACTCCTCCGGGTACAGTGTCTGCGGAGCCATGGGCTCTTTTTGGACCTACAG GTGAACTCGCTGCCTACTGTCTACACCAACCTCTACAAGATCTTCCTGCTACAGGCCTACAG GTTCCATGCCTGCATCCTGCAGCTCCCGTTTGACCAGCCTGTCTGCCGGAACCCTACCTTCTTCCTCCGGCTTTTGGGGGACATGGCCATCTGTGGCCATAGGCTCCTGTGTGCACGGAACCCAG GGGTATCTCTGGGGGCGCCAGGTGCCTTGGGCTCGTTTCCCCGGGAAGCCACACAGTGGCTGTTTATGCAGGCCTTCCTGCTTAAGCTGAGTTGCCACCCAGCCACTTACCGCCGCCTGCTGGGGCCACTTCGCTCAG CCAGAAAGCTGCTGTGCCAGCAGCTCCCACGGACCACACTCACTGCCCTGGAAGCGGCGTCTTGCCCAGCCCTGAGCGCAGACTTCAGGGCCATCCTGGACTGA
- the SLC6A18 gene encoding inactive sodium-dependent neutral amino acid transporter B(0)AT3, translating into MASTWGSGSGDSGDSGEDRPKWDNKLQYLLSCVGFAVGLGNIWRFPYLCQAYGGGAFLIPYLIALVFEGIPLFHIELAIGQRLRRGSVGVWKAISPYLGGVGLGCFSVSFVVCLYYNTVITWVFWYLLNSFQQPLPWSTCPLNSNHTGLVEECRDSSTVNYFWYRQTLNISADINDSGSVQGHLLLSLAASWAVLYLCVIRGIESTGKAIYFTALFPYLVLTIFLVRGLTLPGATDGLVYLFTPNMQILRNPRVWLDAATQIFFSLSLGFGGHIAFASYNPPRNDCEKDAVSIALINSMTSLYASVAVFSVLGFKAANDHGHCLDRNILVLLNAFELPDQSVTREAYPDLLLHLNATQPEHLARLPLEVCRLQDFLDKSASGTGLAFIVFTEAILHMPGSPVWAVLFFGMLLSLGLSSMFGNMEGVITPLLDLGLLPKRLPKEILTGLVCLFCFLTATCFTLRSGSYWLEIFDSYVASVNLLVCALLEVVGVAYVYGMERFCADVAWMTGRRPNLYWRLSWRLLSPLLLLGVLVAYVALMVQSPPAYWVWDPHYEKFPGRQEKRYPGWVQAACTLMCFVPLLCTPAVALIQLLARRRRQRGHQHQDGRAS; encoded by the exons ATGGCAAGCACCTGGGGATCCGGCAGCGGGGACAGCGGGGACAGTGGGGAAGACAGACCCAAATGGGACAATAAGCTGCAATACCTGCTGAGCTGTGTGGGCTTCGCTGTGGGTCTGGGCAACATCTGGAGGTTCCCGTACCTGTGCCAGGCGTACGGGGGAG GTGCCTTCCTCATTCCCTACCTCATTGCTTTGGTGTTTGAGGGAATCCCCCTGTTCCACATCGAGCTCGCTATCGGCCAACGGCTGCGCAGGGGCAGTGTGGGCGTGTGGAAGGCCATCTCACCCTATCTGGGTGGGGTCG GCCTGGGCTGCTTCAGCGTGTCCTTCGTGGTCTGCCTGTACTACAATACGGTGATCACCTGGGTGTTCTGGTATCTGCTCAACTCTTTCCAGCAACCACTGCCCTGGTCCACTTGCCCTCTCAACTCCAACCACACAG GCCTAGTGGAGGAATGTCGAGACAGTAGCACCGTGAACTACTTCTGGTATAGGCAAACACTGAATATCTCAGCCGACATCAACGACAGCGGGTCGGTGCAGGGTCACCTGCTGCTCTCGCTGGCGGCCAGCTGGGCAGTGCTGTACTTGTGTGTCATCCGAGGCATTGAGTCCACGGGGAAG GCAATCTACTTCACAGCATTATTCCCATACCTGGTCCTCACCATCTTCCTGGTGCGGGGACTCACCCTACCCGGGGCAACTGATGGCCTGGTCTACCTGTTCACCCCCAAT ATGCAGATTTTGAGGAACCCCCGTGTGTGGCTGGATGCGGCCACCCAGATCTTCTTCTCTTTGTCCCtgggctttgggggccacattgcGTTTGCCAGCTATAACCCGCCCAG GAATGACTGTGAGAAGGACGCCGTGAGCATCGCACTCATCAACAGCATGACATCCCTCTACGCATCGGTCGCTGTCTTCTCTGTCCTGGGCTTCAAGGCGGCTAATGACCATGGGCACTGCCTGGACAG GAACATCCTGGTGCTCCTCAATGCTTTTGAGCTGCCTGACCAGAGTGTTACCCGCGAGGCCTACCCGGACCTGCTCCTGCACCTCAATGCCACACAGCCTGAGCACTTGGCTAGGCTCCCCCTGGAGGTGTGCCGTCTGCAGGACTTCCTGGACAAG AGTGCATCGGGCACTGGGCTGGCGTTCATAGTGTTCACGGAGGCCATCCTGCACATGCCGGGGTCGCCTGTCTGGGCCGTGCTCTTCTTTGGGATGCTCTTGTCCCTGGGCCTGTCGTCCATGTTCGGGAACATGGAAGGGGTCATCACGCCGCTGCTGGACTTGGGGCTCCTGCCCAAAAGGCTCCCCAAGGAGATCTTGACAG GGCTGGTCTGCCTGTTCTGCTTCCTCACGGCCACCTGCTTCACGCTGCGTTCGGGCAGCTACTGGCTGGAGATCTTCGACAGCTACGTCGCTTCCGTCAACCTCCTGGTCTGTGCGCTGCTGGAGGTGGTGGGCGTGGCCTACGTGTACGGGATGGAGCG GTTCTGTGCCGACGTGGCCTGGATGACCGGGCGGCGTCCGAACCTCTACTGGAGGCTGAGCTGGCGGCTGCTCAGCCCCCTGCTGCTGCTCGGCGTGCTGGTGGCCTACGTGGCCCTGATGGTGCAGTCGCCTCCCGCCTACTGGGTCTGGGACCCGCACTAT GAGAAGTTCCCGGGGCGCCAGGAGAAGCGCTACCCAGGCTGGGTGCAGGCCGCTTGCACGCTCATGTGCTTCGTCCCCTTGCTGTGTACTCCCGCCGTGGCACTGATCCAGCTGCTTGCTCGCCGACGACGCCAACGAGGACACCAACACCAGGACGGCAGGGCCAGCTGA
- the SLC6A19 gene encoding sodium-dependent neutral amino acid transporter B(0)AT1 encodes MVRLVLPNPGLEGRIPSLDQLERLEKEEASSRPKWDNKAQYMLTCVGFCVGLGNVWRFPYLCQSHGGGAFMIPFLILLVVEGIPLLHLEFAIGQRLRKGSVGVWGSIHPALKGIGIASMFVSFVVGFYYNTIIAWVMWYFFNSFQEPLPWSQCPLTENRTGVVDECARSSAVDYYWYRETLNISTSISDSGSVQWWLLLCLTCAWSVLYVCTIRGIETTGKAVYITSTLPYVVLTIFLIRGLTLKGATNGIIFLFTPNVTELANPVTWLDAGAQVFYSFSLAFGGLISFSSYNSVHNNCEMDSVIVSIINGFTSVYAATVVYSIIGFRATERYDECFNQNILTLINGFDLAEGSVTQDNFTEVQSYWNATDPNTFATLSFQTCDINSLLSEGVEGTGLAFIVFTEAITKMPVSPLWSVLFFIMLFCLGLSSMFGNMEGVVVPLQDLNIVPKKWPKELLTGLICLGTYLLAIIFTLNSGQYWLSLLDGYAGSIPLLVIAFCEMFSVVYIYGVDRFNKDIEFMIGHKPNIFWQIMWRVVSPLLMLVIFLFFFVVKVNEELIYSVWDPAYAEFPKSQKVPYPDWVYAVVVIVSGVPCLAIPCFAIYKFIRNRCQKRGDQQGLIGTQSMASLNGDLKH; translated from the exons ATGGTGAGGCTTGTGCTGCCCAACCCGGGCCTGGAAGGACGGATCCCGTCCCTGGACCAGCTGGAGCGGCTGGAGAAGGAGGAGGCCAGCTCTAGGCCTAAGTGGGACAACAAGGCCCAGTACATGCTCACCTGCGTGGGCTTCTGTGTGGGGCTAGGCAACGTCTGGCGCTTCCCCTACCTGTGCCAGAGCCATGGAGGAG GGGCCTTCATGATCCCCTTCCTCATTCTGCTGGTAGTCGAGGGGATCCCGCTGCTGCATCTAGAATTTGCCATCGGCCAGAGGCTGCGCAAGGGCAGTGTAGGAGTCTGGGGCTCCATCCACCCTGCGCTCAAGGGCATCG GCATTGCATCCATGTTTGTGTCCTTCGTGGTGGGCTTTTACTACAACACCATCATTGCCTGGGTCATGTGGTACTTCTTCAACTCCTTCCAGGAGCCTCTGCCCTGGAGCCAGTGTCCCCTCACCGAGAACCGAACAG GCGTGGTGGATGAGTGTGCACGAAGCTCAGCCGTGGACTACTACTGGTACCGGGAGACGCTGAACATCTCCACGTCCATCAGCGACTCAGGCTCCGTGCAGTGGTGGCTCCTTCTGTGTCTGACTTGTGCCTGGAGTGTCCTCTACGTGTGCACCATCCGTGGCATTGAGACCACGGGCAAG GCTGTGTACATCACCTCCACGCTTCCCTATGTCGTCCTCACCATCTTTCTCATCCGAGGTCTGACTCTCAAGGGGGCCACCAACGGCATCATCTTCCTCTTCACGCCCAAT GTCACGGAGTTGGCCAACCCAGTGACCTGGCTGGACGCAGGGGCGCAAGTGTTCTATTCCTTCTCGTTGGCCTTCGGGGGCCTCATCTCCTTCTCCAGCTACAACTCTGTGCA CAACAACTGCGAGATGGACTCAGTCATCGTGTCCATCATCAATGGCTTCACGTCGGTGTACGCAGCCACTGTAGTCTACTCCATTATTGGCTTCCGTGCCACTGAGCGCTATGATGAGTGCTTCAACCA AAACATCTTGACGCTCATTAATGGCTTCGACCTGGCAGAAGGTTCGGTGACACAGGACAACTTCACAGAGGTGCAGAGCTACTGGAATGCCACAGACCCCAACACCTTCGCCACTCTCAGCTTCCAGACCTGCGACATCAACTCCTTACTCTCTGAG GGTGTGGAGGGCACCGGGTTAGCCTTCATCGTCTTCACTGAAGCCATCACCAAGATGCCCGTGTCACCGCTGTGGTCCGTGCTCTTCTTCATCATGCTCTTCTGCCTTGGCCTATCATCCATGTTTGGCAACATGGAGGGCGTCGTTGTGCCCTTGCAGGATCTCAACATTGTCCCCAAAAAATGGCCCAAGGAGCTTCTAACAG GTCTCATCTGTCTGGGGACCTACCTGCTGGCCATCATCTTCACGCTGAACTCGGGCCAGTATTGGCTGTCTCTGCTAGATGGATATGCCGGCTCCATCCCCCTGCTGGTCATCGCCTTCTGCGAGATGTTCTCAGTTGTCTACATCTATGGCGTGGACAG GTTCAACAAGGACATCGAGTTCATGATCGGCCACAAGCCTAACATCTTCTGGCAGATCATGTGGCGTGTGGTGAGCCCCTTGCTCATGCTGgtcatcttcctcttcttcttcgtGGTCAAAGTCAATGAGGAGCTCATCTACAGTGTCTGGGACCCAGCCTAT GCGGAATTCCCCAAGTCTCAGAAGGTGCCATACCCAGACTGGGTGTATGCAGTGGTGGTCATTGTCTCGGGTGTGCCCTGCCTCGCCATCCCCTGCTTCGCCATCTACAAGTTCATCCGGAACCGCTGCCAGAAACGAGGGGACCAGCAGGGGCTGATTGGCACCCAGTCTATGGCCTCTCTCAATGGCGACCTCAAGCACTGA